One genomic window of Xanthobacter dioxanivorans includes the following:
- a CDS encoding HNH endonuclease, whose amino-acid sequence MPDDYDVELANNIIYDPWTGDFFRTLRSGYRRGMPVKAGYVNSRGYFVIRFKNRVIQAHRVAWFIYYGLWPGGIIDHANGDKLDNRIGNLRIATPTQNNANMKAKGNKLKGSTFIRRIGKWQAQVKCDGKTHYLGLFDSEADAHKAYIRAATKLFGSFARPA is encoded by the coding sequence ATGCCAGACGATTACGACGTAGAGCTAGCAAATAACATCATATACGACCCTTGGACTGGCGACTTTTTCAGAACTCTTCGCTCTGGCTATAGGCGTGGGATGCCCGTTAAAGCTGGATATGTAAATAGTAGGGGATACTTTGTTATACGATTCAAAAACCGGGTCATCCAAGCTCATAGGGTAGCATGGTTTATATACTATGGGCTTTGGCCGGGCGGCATAATAGACCATGCGAATGGTGATAAGCTTGATAATAGAATTGGAAACCTGCGCATTGCTACGCCGACCCAGAACAACGCGAATATGAAGGCAAAAGGAAACAAGCTAAAGGGATCTACTTTCATACGACGTATAGGCAAATGGCAAGCTCAGGTAAAATGTGATGGAAAGACTCATTACCTGGGTCTTTTCGATTCTGAGGCGGATGCGCACAAAGCCTACATCCGCGCAGCGACAAAACTGTTTGGTTCTTTTGCGAGGCCCGCATGA
- a CDS encoding HNH endonuclease: protein MARAVEEWIATSPDAKIPDRVKLRIWAREEGRCYLTGKKIRPGDAYEFEHKLALCLGGEHRESNIALALKDAHKAKTAEDVALRAKSDRIRKRHLGIRQPSHMAGARTSRVKRKINGQVVDRATGEPIGGKGR, encoded by the coding sequence ATGGCCCGCGCTGTTGAAGAATGGATTGCCACCAGCCCCGACGCGAAAATACCCGACAGGGTGAAGCTCCGCATCTGGGCTCGGGAAGAAGGGCGATGCTACCTGACCGGGAAGAAGATCCGGCCGGGCGACGCCTACGAGTTCGAGCACAAGCTCGCGCTTTGCCTCGGAGGCGAGCACCGGGAAAGCAACATCGCCCTCGCGCTCAAGGATGCCCACAAGGCGAAGACCGCCGAAGACGTGGCATTGCGCGCGAAGTCGGATCGCATCCGCAAGCGGCACCTCGGCATCCGCCAGCCATCCCACATGGCCGGCGCGCGCACGAGCCGGGTGAAGCGAAAGATCAACGGCCAGGTGGTGGACCGCGCCACGGGCGAGCCTATCGGAGGCAAGGGTCGATGA
- a CDS encoding Lar family restriction alleviation protein, with product MTDLLPCPFCGSPAQRCDVPADIEDENAGASYIECSRCSACTALHFDRKENLERSWNDRAAIIWCAHVRGPDDVVACADYDAAVKLCDEINAVAKSVAHLDVMCIAYPAVWPGSAQSHAADLARDNGYRKAVVTNTREKTDEQ from the coding sequence ATGACCGACCTTCTGCCATGCCCATTCTGCGGCTCGCCTGCGCAGCGGTGCGACGTGCCGGCGGATATCGAAGATGAAAACGCAGGGGCGTCCTACATCGAATGCTCCCGGTGTTCGGCCTGCACAGCCCTGCATTTCGATCGCAAGGAAAACCTGGAGCGGTCATGGAACGACCGAGCGGCGATCATTTGGTGCGCCCATGTGCGCGGGCCGGACGATGTGGTCGCCTGCGCCGACTACGATGCGGCGGTGAAGCTCTGCGACGAGATCAACGCAGTCGCCAAGTCTGTCGCCCATCTCGACGTGATGTGCATCGCCTACCCGGCAGTGTGGCCGGGTAGCGCGCAGAGCCATGCTGCCGACCTCGCCCGCGACAATGGATATCGCAAGGCTGTCGTCACCAATACCCGCGAGAAGACCGATGAGCAGTGA
- a CDS encoding ASCH domain-containing protein: protein MTDRPILFSAPMVRALLAGTKTQTRRAIPEAMQESYSNYDDWCSNVSAGVPTSRQWEREFYLERIRIQPGDRLWCRENHAICPRTAWALPKTVSPDDADFAAYYQADFDRSGKPRWKPSIHMPRWASRLTLYVTDVRVERLKDISEDDARAEGVVQRPDGWFTVIDVQRGMTGAATHAVDSYAMLWESINGLGSWTQNPWVAAYTFVPVLGNIDTLPATLEPAGDSDA from the coding sequence ATGACGGACCGTCCGATCCTGTTTTCCGCGCCGATGGTGCGCGCTCTGCTCGCCGGGACAAAGACGCAGACGCGCCGCGCGATCCCCGAAGCCATGCAGGAGTCGTATTCCAATTACGACGACTGGTGCAGCAATGTATCTGCCGGCGTCCCCACCTCGCGCCAGTGGGAGCGCGAGTTCTACCTTGAACGCATCCGCATCCAGCCCGGCGACCGCCTGTGGTGCCGGGAGAACCACGCCATCTGCCCGCGCACCGCATGGGCGCTCCCGAAGACGGTTTCGCCAGATGATGCCGACTTTGCTGCCTACTATCAGGCCGACTTCGACCGCTCCGGCAAGCCTCGGTGGAAGCCATCGATCCACATGCCCCGCTGGGCATCGCGCCTGACGCTCTACGTCACCGACGTGCGGGTAGAGCGGCTGAAGGATATCAGCGAGGATGATGCGCGGGCGGAAGGTGTCGTCCAGCGTCCAGATGGCTGGTTCACGGTAATTGATGTGCAACGGGGGATGACCGGCGCTGCAACCCATGCCGTGGATTCCTACGCGATGCTCTGGGAAAGCATCAACGGCCTCGGCTCATGGACGCAAAACCCGTGGGTCGCCGCCTACACCTTCGTGCCGGTGCTCGGGAACATCGACACGCTGCCGGCGACGCTCGAACCAGCAGGAGACAGCGATGCGTGA